In Mycoplasma suis str. Illinois, a single window of DNA contains:
- a CDS encoding restriction endonuclease subunit S: protein MTGISNEWKLVTIDQLGRVESGKPLPCRVEDSHLLFEDGFIPLVDGEAVSNSNLYIRKCKRHFNYRGLKSNKLFPKNTVCIVRVGGSVGKTALLKRESCLTEHVYFFSSYPKISDNKFIKYCLNFSNISEKIICLSKSSTAQPVLSLQKLKIIKFPCPPQEEQERIGDTLSAYDELIENNERQIEVLQGIRTAIFKEWFVNFGFPNYLTYEAERERERESSLPDSWQYQKIEEIATITKGEKSAKLSVKDGKYPFFTSSEKSPERINEYSWDAESIFINYTGNFVAQLYRGKFDASDNCWVIIPKNKKFLYLLLETIIYSLPFFSSNCFGMKVLRSNLLFGLNVLIPDIKTLEKFNNICEFIQLKIENLQKNIERLEKIKNDLFKMIFSRKISIN from the coding sequence ATGACTGGAATATCTAATGAGTGAAAACTAGTTACTATAGATCAATTAGGTAGGGTAGAGAGTGGTAAGCCTCTTCCTTGCAGGGTTGAGGATTCACACCTACTTTTTGAAGATGGTTTCATTCCTCTGGTTGATGGTGAGGCTGTTAGTAACAGTAATTTATATATAAGGAAATGTAAGAGACATTTCAATTACAGAGGTTTAAAAAGTAATAAATTATTTCCTAAAAATACTGTTTGCATTGTTAGAGTTGGCGGTTCGGTGGGAAAAACCGCCCTACTAAAAAGAGAATCTTGTTTGACTGAACACGTATATTTTTTCAGCAGTTATCCAAAAATTTCTGATAACAAATTCATTAAATATTGTCTCAATTTTTCAAACATAAGTGAAAAAATAATTTGCCTTTCTAAATCTTCTACTGCTCAACCCGTTTTATCTCTCCAAAAATTAAAAATTATTAAATTCCCATGCCCCCCCCAGGAAGAGCAAGAGAGAATTGGAGACACTCTCTCAGCTTATGATGAACTAATTGAAAATAATGAAAGACAAATAGAAGTGCTTCAAGGAATAAGAACTGCTATTTTTAAGGAGTGATTTGTAAATTTCGGATTTCCTAACTATCTAACTTATGAAGCTGAGAGAGAGAGAGAGAGAGAGAGTAGTTTACCTGATTCTTGACAATATCAAAAAATTGAAGAGATTGCGACAATCACTAAGGGAGAAAAATCCGCAAAACTTTCTGTAAAAGATGGGAAATATCCTTTTTTTACTTCTTCGGAAAAGAGTCCCGAAAGAATAAATGAATATTCTTGAGATGCTGAATCAATTTTCATCAATTACACAGGAAATTTTGTGGCACAACTATATAGAGGTAAATTTGATGCTAGCGATAATTGTTGAGTTATTATTCCAAAAAATAAAAAATTTCTCTATTTACTTTTGGAAACAATAATTTATTCTCTCCCATTCTTTAGTTCAAATTGTTTTGGTATGAAAGTTTTGAGATCAAATTTATTGTTTGGTTTAAATGTTTTGATTCCTGACATCAAAACATTAGAAAAATTCAACAATATTTGTGAATTTATTCAACTCAAAATTGAAAACTTACAAAAGAATATTGAGAGACTTGAAAAGATCAAAAATGATCTTTTCAAAATGATTTTTAGTCGAAAAATATCAATAAACTAA
- a CDS encoding type I restriction endonuclease → MSKTKKISLVNSAKKRETRNKALKFLVDVLGWELKHFGGVKEEIKVSPILRKELALALEKINGPLGHQINEIIYEIEKGIWLKNINIEKNREKWGMMVREWEGWLGYGDSEKIIKIIDFEKPENNSFTVIPNFKLKSSREEFKDEEFEPDLVCFVNGLPLIFFSFGDPREQLIDIYR, encoded by the coding sequence ATGTCTAAAACTAAAAAAATTTCTCTAGTTAATTCTGCCAAGAAAAGAGAAACCAGAAATAAAGCTCTCAAATTTTTAGTAGATGTATTGGGGTGAGAACTTAAACATTTTGGAGGAGTTAAAGAAGAGATTAAGGTAAGTCCGATTTTAAGGAAAGAGCTTGCTCTTGCCTTAGAGAAAATAAATGGGCCTTTAGGCCATCAAATTAATGAAATAATTTATGAAATTGAAAAAGGGATTTGACTAAAAAACATCAATATAGAAAAAAATCGAGAAAAGTGAGGAATGATGGTTAGGGAATGAGAAGGATGATTGGGATATGGTGATTCTGAAAAAATTATCAAAATTATTGATTTTGAAAAACCAGAAAATAACTCATTCACAGTTATTCCTAATTTCAAATTGAAATCTTCGAGAGAAGAATTTAAAGATGAAGAATTTGAACCAGATCTTGTTTGTTTCGTTAATGGACTTCCACTAATATTTTTCTCTTTTGGAGATCCTAGAGAACAACTTATAGATATATATAGATAA
- a CDS encoding HsdR family type I site-specific deoxyribonuclease, which translates to MEKTPQLFLYNAFCVIANEKEAKMGAVGNPFRLFYHWHRIKEEDSGDEKTIEILLKGTCEKNNFLDLLKNFTIFQESFVEGEEETNQNKGRIKKLIKIIARNHQFLGVNLAFESWKRRKEKDGKIGTFWHTQGSGKSFSILFFTEKARKEAIKRGEDIAFVIIVDRQDLERQMFNNFRSCNILGRFPEECLIKNKTELKWKISDKSKSYIFSIINKFDKFEDKIEREVVIVADEAHRTQYGDMAHSMYKSFENSSRIGFTGTPILKDDEITARYFGGYVSKYDFSKAIADKVTVPLVYINKVSRAKRKFLPEKNEKLPIKTGEHREKSADQEIRENEFRMRNNAKDFVSYYSERFFDLEKEKIKRKAMFVCSKRKGCILMWNFAQEYWKEEINRLKDSLQKPNLGEREAHKLRKKMELMEETEMKVVIDKWSDIDLEELKILYGQQIEMPEKESEAEKEDRFKNKSDVFRIVFVNSMWLTGFDVKSLTYLFIDRGLKEHSLMQTIARPNRIDEGKTRGFIIDYFGLATQIDKCLGKWGKSHEHKIFINSQDDVKNTVSSIIFDLESLLKDRGVSLKKIIEQKLNKEKKKKVREEIKKIMNDPKLKTKFNKNCELLFEDTKYLTPEDFSKENYKKFKWIKDFYKKINEKEKPKKIDIETKTKNQDFYNSNIEFLQNKENYSKEINENINKSMNFYFNRKRQNLVEIGDHQMNSEEEDEVKKKNIDISEKEEEKYDKKINQVCEKIIKSSSPEELHDSLGNLSDVKNEYEGKEVNAEDEDYEEVMEEREEVFESSNEEGEGNKTIKEEEIKEETIEKWEEKVKVERLKEEKTTRPTEISELIDDIEFLLSKIGVYLKRTKEKNKFSDIFFSIESKQKIISENMKDTFIEKRDFIAEVIKEKEKSLLEKISDHF; encoded by the coding sequence GTGGAGAAAACTCCACAATTATTCCTTTATAACGCTTTTTGCGTCATTGCAAACGAAAAGGAAGCAAAAATGGGAGCCGTCGGAAATCCATTTAGACTGTTTTATCACTGACACAGAATAAAAGAAGAAGATTCTGGGGATGAAAAAACAATTGAAATACTCTTGAAAGGTACTTGCGAAAAAAATAATTTCTTAGATTTACTCAAAAATTTCACAATTTTCCAAGAAAGTTTTGTAGAGGGAGAGGAAGAAACTAATCAAAATAAGGGAAGGATCAAAAAGTTAATAAAAATTATTGCGCGAAATCACCAATTTTTAGGAGTAAATCTAGCTTTTGAAAGTTGAAAGAGAAGAAAAGAGAAGGATGGCAAGATAGGAACTTTTTGGCATACTCAAGGGAGCGGTAAAAGCTTTTCTATATTATTTTTCACCGAAAAGGCTAGAAAAGAGGCTATCAAAAGAGGAGAAGATATTGCTTTTGTAATCATTGTGGACAGACAAGATTTGGAAAGACAAATGTTCAATAACTTCAGATCATGTAATATTCTCGGAAGATTTCCTGAAGAATGCTTAATCAAGAATAAAACAGAACTAAAGTGAAAAATTTCTGATAAATCAAAATCATATATTTTCTCAATAATTAATAAATTTGACAAATTTGAAGACAAGATTGAAAGAGAAGTAGTTATTGTTGCTGACGAAGCTCACAGAACTCAATATGGAGATATGGCTCACTCCATGTATAAATCATTTGAAAATTCTTCCAGAATTGGATTTACTGGAACTCCAATTCTTAAAGATGATGAAATAACTGCTAGATATTTTGGAGGTTATGTCTCTAAATATGACTTCAGTAAAGCTATCGCAGACAAAGTAACTGTTCCGTTAGTTTATATAAATAAAGTTTCAAGAGCCAAAAGAAAATTTCTTCCTGAAAAAAATGAAAAATTACCAATTAAAACAGGAGAGCACAGAGAAAAAAGTGCCGATCAAGAAATAAGAGAGAATGAATTTAGAATGCGAAACAATGCCAAAGATTTTGTTTCTTACTATTCAGAACGATTTTTTGATCTTGAGAAAGAAAAAATAAAGAGAAAAGCTATGTTTGTCTGCTCAAAACGAAAAGGATGTATTTTAATGTGAAATTTTGCTCAAGAATATTGAAAAGAAGAAATTAATAGATTAAAAGATTCACTTCAAAAACCAAATCTCGGAGAAAGAGAAGCTCATAAGTTAAGAAAGAAAATGGAGTTAATGGAAGAAACTGAAATGAAAGTAGTAATTGATAAATGGAGTGATATAGATTTAGAAGAATTAAAAATACTTTATGGACAGCAAATCGAAATGCCTGAAAAAGAAAGTGAAGCTGAAAAAGAAGACAGATTTAAAAATAAATCTGATGTATTTAGAATTGTGTTCGTTAACAGTATGTGACTTACAGGTTTTGACGTTAAATCCTTAACTTATCTATTTATAGATAGGGGACTTAAAGAACATAGCTTAATGCAAACTATTGCAAGACCAAACAGAATTGATGAAGGAAAAACTAGAGGTTTCATAATAGACTACTTTGGTTTGGCAACTCAAATAGATAAATGTTTAGGTAAGTGAGGAAAATCTCATGAACACAAAATATTCATTAATTCCCAAGATGATGTAAAAAATACAGTCTCTTCAATTATTTTTGATCTTGAAAGTTTATTGAAGGATAGAGGGGTTTCTCTCAAAAAAATTATTGAACAGAAACTAAATAAAGAGAAGAAGAAAAAAGTTAGAGAAGAAATCAAAAAAATAATGAATGATCCGAAACTTAAAACGAAATTCAATAAAAATTGTGAACTTCTTTTTGAAGATACAAAATATTTAACTCCTGAAGATTTCTCTAAAGAAAATTACAAAAAATTCAAGTGAATTAAAGATTTTTACAAAAAAATAAATGAAAAAGAAAAACCAAAAAAGATTGATATAGAAACTAAAACAAAAAATCAAGATTTCTATAACAGTAACATCGAATTCTTACAAAATAAAGAGAATTATTCAAAAGAAATTAATGAAAACATAAATAAATCAATGAATTTTTACTTCAACAGAAAAAGACAAAACCTAGTAGAGATAGGAGATCATCAAATGAACTCGGAAGAAGAGGATGAGGTAAAAAAGAAAAATATAGACATAAGTGAAAAAGAGGAAGAGAAATATGACAAAAAAATTAATCAAGTTTGCGAAAAAATTATTAAATCTTCTTCTCCTGAAGAATTACATGATAGCTTAGGAAATTTATCTGATGTCAAAAATGAATATGAAGGAAAAGAAGTTAATGCAGAAGATGAGGATTATGAAGAAGTTATGGAAGAAAGAGAGGAGGTTTTTGAGAGTAGTAATGAGGAGGGAGAAGGAAATAAAACAATAAAAGAAGAAGAGATTAAAGAAGAAACTATAGAAAAGTGGGAAGAAAAAGTTAAAGTAGAAAGACTAAAAGAAGAAAAAACAACAAGACCCACAGAAATAAGTGAATTAATTGATGACATAGAATTTTTACTTTCAAAAATAGGTGTTTATCTGAAGAGAACAAAAGAAAAAAATAAATTTTCAGACATTTTCTTTTCAATAGAAAGTAAGCAAAAAATAATTAGTGAAAATATGAAAGACACATTCATTGAAAAAAGAGATTTTATTGCTGAAGTTATTAAAGAAAAAGAAAAATCACTATTGGAAAAAATTTCTGATCATTTTTAA
- a CDS encoding type I restriction endonuclease subunit R encodes MSESFFNKEEIKEQSIEKLKELGWEIKNFSELRWEDSRNPILISELKLALKKINSGIREEQIQEVQKKLQESIKIKHFSLKNHEKKYKLIKNGFSYDGESQENIKIIDFENPENNLFTVVPDFEISSSNEEYFWEKYKPDLVCFVNGLPLIFFSIGESNHTPLKEIYLENYKKIFFEKTPQLFLFNAFSVITNGKESKIGAVGNRFEFFHDWHRLDENCEGKRNILTLLKGICNKKNLLDFFENFTIFQKEEDDEGERAEEKIVKIIARNHQFLGVNKAFESFLKREENEGKIGTFWHTQGSGKSFSILFFAEKIIRKSEKGKIPLFLIITDRKDLERQIFRTFKSCGVLDGGVDGHVISNDMKLNSYEIKRAKKYLFCLVHKFNRNKATSEIDTGGKEVVIIADEAHRTQYGDMASLMYKSFPKSSRIGFTGTPLLVENEKTARYFGNYVSKYDFGKAMDDGVTIPIVFESRGCQIEENKNFQNVSDISGASEEKIPKEWINNESNLRILKKRLKNNARDFVDYFSKRFIYKDPTIKDPIIRKGMYICSYKETCILMHNFVSHYWQEKIKTLEEKKSTLTKKREIDRIEKIIFEMKRTEMKVVISNWGDIDLDELKNLYGQQIEIPWNREGERGVEERFKDRDDPFRVVFVVAMWLTGFDVKPLTFLFIDKVLRDHTLMQAIARVNRVDKGKPKGFIVDYVGCIQHLKDSLKKYGGDFSGERIIKEKKEIFEKIKLKIEELEKSLRRISISIQEHLEKVKREGEVKTREFLKEFKEKICESIGKKRFNLEYSKIEEEISGICEYELPLDVFDKWLVIKKIYKKINEGSFLEGEDSSLPKIFGAQKHLDGKIDFKDNERHFQLEVHDFAEHIKKDSIEENDEDNTKLERREFNNSNYSSPKSTNAFPNEQQNNVDVFEKFSNLITKLNEGFEKPEGFEVRRQDDDLEEENQWVEWNEEQLEKDEDEETKIVFDEKNKEISKSLEGGRKVNKEIEVNYVEKSSRKKIIFQKKRKLVKK; translated from the coding sequence ATGTCTGAATCTTTCTTCAATAAAGAAGAAATTAAAGAGCAATCTATCGAGAAATTAAAAGAGCTTGGGTGAGAAATAAAAAACTTTAGTGAATTAAGGTGGGAAGATTCTAGAAATCCTATTTTGATTAGCGAGCTAAAGCTCGCTCTCAAAAAAATCAATTCAGGGATTCGCGAAGAGCAAATACAAGAAGTTCAAAAGAAACTGCAAGAATCAATCAAAATAAAGCATTTCAGTTTAAAGAATCACGAAAAGAAATACAAATTAATAAAAAATGGATTTAGCTATGATGGAGAAAGCCAAGAAAATATAAAAATTATTGACTTTGAAAATCCTGAAAATAATTTATTTACAGTAGTTCCTGATTTTGAAATTTCTTCATCAAATGAAGAATATTTCTGAGAAAAATATAAACCAGATCTTGTTTGTTTTGTAAATGGTTTGCCTTTAATTTTTTTCTCTATAGGGGAGTCAAATCATACTCCCCTAAAAGAGATTTATCTAGAAAATTACAAAAAAATATTTTTTGAAAAGACACCTCAATTATTCCTATTCAATGCTTTTTCTGTCATTACAAACGGAAAAGAATCCAAGATAGGGGCTGTAGGAAATAGATTTGAATTTTTTCATGATTGGCACAGATTGGATGAAAACTGTGAAGGTAAGAGAAACATATTGACTCTATTAAAGGGAATTTGCAATAAGAAAAATCTTCTAGACTTTTTTGAAAATTTCACTATTTTTCAAAAAGAAGAAGATGATGAGGGGGAAAGAGCTGAAGAAAAAATAGTAAAAATAATAGCTCGAAATCATCAATTTTTAGGAGTTAATAAAGCTTTTGAGAGTTTTCTCAAAAGAGAGGAAAATGAAGGAAAAATAGGAACTTTTTGGCATACACAAGGTAGTGGGAAAAGTTTCTCTATATTATTTTTTGCCGAAAAAATAATAAGAAAAAGTGAGAAGGGAAAAATTCCTCTTTTCCTAATTATTACTGACAGAAAAGATTTAGAAAGACAAATTTTTAGAACTTTCAAATCTTGTGGCGTTTTAGATGGAGGGGTAGATGGGCATGTTATTTCCAATGACATGAAATTGAATTCCTATGAAATTAAAAGAGCTAAAAAATATTTATTTTGTCTAGTTCATAAATTCAATAGAAATAAAGCTACTTCAGAAATAGATACTGGAGGGAAAGAAGTTGTAATTATTGCTGATGAAGCTCACAGAACTCAATATGGAGATATGGCTTCACTAATGTATAAATCTTTCCCTAAATCTTCAAGAATAGGATTTACTGGAACTCCCCTATTAGTTGAAAATGAGAAAACTGCAAGATATTTTGGAAATTACGTTTCCAAATATGATTTTGGAAAAGCTATGGATGATGGAGTAACTATTCCTATCGTTTTCGAATCAAGAGGTTGTCAAATTGAAGAAAATAAAAATTTTCAAAATGTTTCAGATATTTCTGGAGCTTCTGAAGAAAAAATTCCTAAAGAATGAATAAATAATGAAAGTAATTTAAGAATTCTTAAAAAGAGATTAAAGAATAATGCTAGGGATTTTGTTGATTATTTTTCAAAACGATTTATTTATAAAGATCCAACAATTAAGGATCCAATAATAAGAAAAGGTATGTACATTTGCTCGTATAAAGAAACTTGCATACTAATGCATAATTTTGTAAGTCATTACTGACAAGAAAAAATCAAAACATTGGAAGAAAAGAAATCTACATTAACAAAGAAAAGGGAAATTGATCGAATTGAAAAAATAATTTTCGAAATGAAAAGAACTGAAATGAAAGTAGTGATTAGTAATTGAGGTGATATAGATTTAGACGAATTGAAGAATCTTTATGGCCAACAAATTGAGATTCCTTGAAATAGAGAAGGTGAGAGAGGAGTTGAAGAAAGATTTAAGGATAGAGATGATCCTTTTAGGGTGGTTTTTGTGGTTGCAATGTGACTTACAGGCTTTGACGTTAAACCTTTAACTTTCTTATTTATAGATAAGGTATTAAGGGATCATACATTAATGCAAGCTATTGCAAGAGTAAATAGGGTTGACAAGGGAAAGCCAAAAGGATTTATTGTTGATTATGTTGGTTGCATTCAACATCTCAAGGATTCCTTAAAAAAATATGGAGGTGACTTTAGTGGAGAAAGAATAATTAAAGAAAAGAAAGAAATATTTGAAAAAATCAAATTAAAAATTGAGGAACTTGAAAAATCTCTGAGAAGAATCTCAATTTCTATTCAAGAACATTTAGAAAAAGTAAAAAGAGAAGGAGAAGTCAAAACAAGAGAATTTTTAAAAGAATTTAAGGAAAAGATATGCGAATCTATCGGTAAAAAACGTTTTAATTTGGAATATTCAAAAATTGAAGAAGAAATTTCCGGAATTTGCGAATACGAATTACCTTTGGATGTTTTTGATAAATGGTTAGTAATTAAAAAAATTTATAAAAAAATTAATGAGGGCTCATTTTTAGAAGGAGAAGATAGTAGTTTACCCAAAATATTTGGAGCTCAAAAACACTTGGATGGGAAAATTGATTTCAAAGATAATGAAAGGCATTTCCAATTAGAAGTGCATGATTTTGCAGAACATATAAAGAAAGATTCCATAGAAGAAAATGACGAAGACAATACTAAATTAGAAAGAAGGGAGTTCAATAACTCTAATTATTCTTCTCCAAAATCAACAAATGCTTTTCCAAATGAGCAACAAAATAATGTTGATGTTTTCGAAAAATTTAGTAATTTAATTACAAAACTGAATGAAGGATTTGAAAAGCCAGAAGGTTTTGAGGTGAGAAGGCAAGATGATGATTTAGAAGAAGAGAATCAATGAGTTGAATGAAATGAAGAGCAATTAGAAAAGGATGAGGATGAAGAAACAAAAATAGTTTTTGATGAAAAAAATAAAGAGATAAGTAAATCATTAGAAGGAGGAAGAAAGGTAAATAAAGAGATAGAAGTAAATTACGTAGAAAAAAGTTCTAGGAAAAAAATAATTTTTCAGAAAAAAAGGAAATTAGTGAAGAAATAA
- a CDS encoding M17 family metallopeptidase, translating into MDDRVFKLIAQRGENHLDFQLDYAEATAIFWVNPSKLNPTAFAVAITKCLQKINSWDIDLKTFFDACEPAFTPYDIELYLRSIVSAITRNPVSFKTKKPDGNVKVIRFIGLEKLNEEVTNIIQGEEKVKRWGEMPPNMLNSFKFRDEIVEKAQELGLEYQVIGWEELKNQGFNLICSVGENKKNSSLIILRESSQTSKFTEVKDRRRIVLIGKGICFDTGGLSIKVGNYMRTMKFDMTGAALVASIFLTMAKNGFSKDNEVIALIPISENLIGSDSTKVDSVLTAYGGKSVEISNTDAEGRLILADSISYASKKLEASEIITVATLTGAVRYALGSKYAGVWTSKEDSWDQLKVASDYSGDNIWRLPLDEYYLEELKSGISDLKNSATTGAGGASRAAAFLAAFKNKESFIHFDIANVSNTEGRSNFGLAPLFKTIYFYIDGRLNK; encoded by the coding sequence ATGGATGATCGAGTATTTAAGTTAATTGCGCAGCGGGGAGAAAATCACCTTGATTTTCAACTAGATTATGCTGAAGCTACAGCAATATTCTGGGTAAATCCTAGTAAGTTAAATCCTACAGCTTTTGCTGTAGCGATTACAAAATGTCTGCAAAAAATCAATTCTTGAGACATTGATCTAAAAACATTTTTTGATGCGTGTGAACCTGCATTCACACCTTATGATATAGAACTGTATCTAAGAAGCATAGTTAGTGCAATAACTAGAAATCCTGTTTCTTTCAAAACAAAGAAGCCGGATGGGAATGTAAAAGTTATAAGATTCATTGGTTTAGAAAAACTTAATGAAGAAGTAACAAATATTATTCAAGGAGAAGAAAAAGTTAAGAGATGAGGAGAAATGCCTCCAAACATGTTAAATTCCTTCAAGTTTAGAGATGAAATTGTTGAGAAAGCTCAAGAACTTGGTCTAGAATACCAAGTTATAGGCTGAGAAGAACTTAAAAATCAAGGATTTAACTTAATTTGCTCCGTAGGGGAAAATAAGAAAAATTCTTCTCTAATAATACTTAGAGAAAGTTCACAAACTTCTAAATTTACTGAAGTTAAAGATAGAAGAAGAATTGTGTTAATCGGAAAAGGTATTTGCTTCGATACAGGAGGATTAAGTATCAAAGTTGGAAATTATATGAGAACTATGAAATTTGATATGACTGGAGCAGCTTTAGTAGCTTCTATTTTCCTAACTATGGCTAAAAATGGTTTCTCAAAAGATAATGAAGTAATTGCACTAATTCCTATTTCTGAAAACTTAATAGGATCTGACTCCACGAAAGTGGATAGCGTTTTAACGGCTTATGGAGGTAAAAGCGTAGAAATTTCCAATACAGATGCAGAAGGAAGACTTATTCTTGCTGACTCAATTTCTTATGCTTCCAAAAAATTGGAAGCTTCAGAAATTATTACTGTAGCTACTTTAACTGGGGCAGTCAGATATGCTCTTGGAAGTAAATATGCTGGAGTATGAACAAGTAAAGAAGATTCTTGAGATCAATTAAAAGTAGCTTCTGACTATTCAGGAGACAATATTTGAAGACTTCCTCTAGATGAATACTATCTAGAAGAGCTAAAAAGTGGTATATCTGATCTTAAGAATTCCGCCACCACAGGTGCCGGAGGCGCTTCACGAGCTGCAGCTTTCTTAGCAGCTTTTAAAAATAAAGAAAGTTTCATTCACTTTGACATCGCTAATGTATCAAATACAGAAGGAAGAAGTAATTTTGGACTAGCCCCTCTATTTAAAACTATTTATTTCTACATAGACGGAAGACTAAATAAGTAA
- a CDS encoding aminoacyl--tRNA ligase-related protein, with translation MSNQKQEKELCCCSCDHRTVGKNKGFFYFSKEIGSGFSFWASEGYKLREIIKRYINDFQRDICGINLVQTPILGKTEIYQKTGHLPLYDENIFPAMKKEGEEWILRPMTCPHHILLAKEVIMSYKQLPYLMGENSCLHRYEYSGGLLGLKRVRAMELIDTHIFVLPEHCKDMIKSSLEWVWTLLNKFRIRIKEIVLATRSSKQKYLISGDEWNQTEEILFSATKEWIASKNISVSLVRKEGEAAFYGPKIDFNAVDSSNQEFTISTVQLDSQMPKKLEFSILYANQNSINPWIIHLGLIGTLERFIAYLLEDWGGKLPFWLLPTQISILTVRIDSSRHELNELIKKFSSYGFRAKLDLRDERISKKIVNAVNERIPFQIIIGEKELQNLDLINFRELGKEGEKQLSFSDFINYLSQEEVSNQVF, from the coding sequence ATGAGTAACCAAAAACAAGAAAAAGAATTGTGCTGTTGTTCTTGTGATCACAGAACAGTTGGAAAAAATAAAGGTTTCTTTTATTTTTCCAAAGAAATTGGATCTGGTTTTTCTTTTTGAGCTTCAGAAGGTTATAAGCTTAGGGAAATCATTAAGAGATATATTAATGATTTCCAAAGAGATATTTGTGGAATAAATTTAGTTCAGACCCCAATATTGGGGAAAACTGAAATATATCAAAAGACAGGTCATTTACCTCTTTATGATGAAAATATTTTTCCAGCCATGAAAAAAGAAGGAGAAGAATGAATATTGAGGCCAATGACCTGCCCTCACCACATATTACTTGCTAAAGAAGTAATAATGAGTTACAAGCAACTCCCATATCTAATGGGAGAAAATTCTTGTCTCCATAGATATGAGTATTCTGGAGGACTATTAGGTCTTAAGAGAGTTAGGGCTATGGAATTAATAGATACTCATATCTTTGTGCTTCCAGAGCATTGCAAAGATATGATTAAGTCTTCTTTAGAGTGAGTCTGAACTTTACTAAATAAGTTCAGAATAAGAATTAAAGAAATAGTTTTAGCTACAAGATCTTCTAAGCAAAAGTATTTGATTTCAGGAGATGAATGAAATCAAACAGAAGAAATACTCTTTAGCGCAACTAAAGAGTGAATTGCATCTAAAAATATTTCAGTTAGTTTAGTTAGAAAAGAAGGTGAAGCTGCTTTTTATGGACCAAAAATAGACTTTAATGCTGTTGATTCTTCTAATCAAGAGTTCACTATCTCTACAGTTCAGTTAGATAGTCAAATGCCAAAAAAACTAGAATTTAGCATTTTGTATGCCAACCAAAACTCTATTAATCCTTGGATTATTCACCTAGGATTAATAGGAACTCTAGAGAGATTTATAGCTTACTTACTAGAAGATTGGGGAGGAAAATTACCTTTCTGACTCCTACCAACTCAAATATCTATTCTTACTGTAAGAATAGATTCTTCTAGACATGAATTAAATGAACTTATTAAGAAATTCTCTTCCTATGGATTTAGAGCTAAATTAGATTTGCGAGATGAAAGAATCTCTAAAAAAATTGTTAATGCAGTTAATGAGAGAATTCCTTTTCAAATCATCATAGGTGAAAAGGAATTACAAAATTTAGATCTAATTAATTTCAGAGAGCTAGGTAAAGAAGGAGAAAAACAATTAAGTTTTTCTGACTTTATTAATTATTTAAGTCAAGAGGAAGTCTCCAACCAAGTTTTTTAA